From Lujinxingia litoralis, one genomic window encodes:
- a CDS encoding NAD-dependent epimerase/dehydratase family protein, producing the protein MPPTRLLIVGAGYTGLEIARQANHLGFELHTTTSNPQRQRDLQDLGATVLEWDALGDPSALLPHIDADTALIYSVPPLFKEHQPATSPEPARHVAPVLNLLQAAKDQGCTRFVYLSSTSVYGDYQGAWIDEAADLHPNRDQGKMRRDIEEALLKAPGVTTSTLRIVGIYGPGRTILTRLKSGRYALVDGGKKITNRIHVEDLAQAALAAATRHTHNSRAYNVSDGEPFAVHELVSFVCEATGLPMPESISLEDYALTASPLAVGFWTHSARVDNTRLTEELGVKLRYPNVFAGYRPLLEAFNQAPDLP; encoded by the coding sequence ATGCCCCCCACCAGACTCCTGATCGTCGGCGCCGGCTACACCGGACTGGAAATCGCCAGACAAGCCAACCACTTAGGCTTCGAACTCCACACCACCACCTCGAATCCGCAGCGCCAGCGGGATTTGCAAGACCTGGGCGCCACGGTGTTGGAATGGGATGCTCTCGGCGATCCGAGCGCACTTCTCCCTCACATCGACGCCGACACCGCGCTGATCTACTCGGTGCCCCCCCTCTTTAAAGAGCATCAGCCCGCTACATCCCCCGAGCCCGCCCGACATGTCGCCCCGGTGCTCAACCTGCTCCAGGCCGCCAAAGACCAAGGCTGCACCCGCTTTGTGTACCTCTCCTCCACCTCGGTCTACGGCGACTACCAGGGGGCCTGGATCGACGAAGCCGCCGACCTGCACCCCAACCGCGACCAGGGAAAGATGCGCCGGGACATCGAAGAGGCCCTGCTAAAGGCGCCCGGGGTCACCACCAGCACGCTGCGCATCGTCGGCATCTATGGTCCCGGCCGCACGATCCTCACCCGCCTCAAGAGCGGGCGCTACGCCCTGGTCGACGGGGGCAAAAAGATCACCAACCGCATCCACGTCGAAGATCTTGCCCAGGCCGCACTGGCCGCCGCTACCCGTCACACCCATAACTCGCGAGCCTACAACGTGAGCGACGGCGAGCCCTTTGCGGTCCATGAGCTGGTGAGCTTTGTCTGTGAGGCCACCGGTCTCCCCATGCCCGAGAGCATCAGCCTTGAAGACTACGCCCTCACCGCCTCCCCCCTGGCCGTGGGCTTCTGGACTCACAGCGCCCGCGTCGACAACACGCGTCTCACCGAAGAGCTCGGGGTAAAACTGCGCTACCCCAACGTATTTGCCGGCTATCGCCCGCTTCTCGAGGCGTTCAATCAGGCCCCGGACCTCCCCTGA
- a CDS encoding reverse transcriptase family protein: MSLWQRLRDWLHTDTQPDSTPTPAPDSAPPSSPPSATHNRRFTASLRTHTPAQSLRRTRSARLKRHGLPLWRNDQALAADLDLSTPELYHFACHRLADPHRHYISFNIPRRSGASRAILAPLPRLKALQRRLLALALHRLPVHDAAHAFVPGRSIATNARPHLGKAFVLSLDLKDFFGSLHLGRVRGYLLAMGYGWEVASTLALLCTEAPRQPVQVQGEVRWAPVGSRTLPQGAPTSPALANAIAYRLDRRLNGLARSLNLTYTRYADDLSFSGDDPQVLGSLLRLTHQIVVEEGFELASHKTRVQRQGQRQQVAGVIVNQVLGRSRQERRRLRAAIHRYARAQARGESHPAWRLELEGRLAFLHMLNPAQARALSSGLPDEPPGASAR, translated from the coding sequence ATGAGCCTGTGGCAACGCCTTCGCGACTGGCTTCACACCGACACCCAGCCCGACTCCACGCCCACGCCGGCGCCCGACTCCGCACCGCCCTCGTCTCCCCCCTCCGCTACGCATAACCGCCGCTTTACCGCCTCGCTGCGCACCCACACGCCAGCGCAGAGCCTCCGACGCACCCGTAGCGCCCGCCTCAAGCGCCACGGGCTCCCGCTCTGGCGCAACGACCAGGCCCTGGCTGCCGATCTTGACCTGAGCACGCCCGAACTCTACCACTTTGCCTGCCACCGCCTGGCCGATCCCCACCGCCACTACATCAGCTTCAACATCCCCCGACGCAGCGGCGCCTCCCGCGCGATCCTCGCCCCCCTGCCCCGCCTCAAAGCCCTGCAACGCCGCCTGCTGGCCCTGGCGCTCCACCGGCTCCCGGTGCATGACGCCGCCCACGCCTTTGTCCCCGGGCGCTCCATCGCCACCAACGCCCGCCCCCACCTGGGCAAGGCCTTTGTGCTGAGCCTGGATCTCAAGGACTTCTTCGGCAGCCTCCACCTGGGCCGCGTGCGCGGCTACCTGCTGGCGATGGGCTATGGCTGGGAGGTGGCCTCCACCCTGGCGCTCTTATGCACCGAGGCCCCTCGCCAGCCGGTGCAGGTCCAGGGCGAAGTGCGCTGGGCCCCGGTAGGCTCGCGCACCCTGCCCCAGGGGGCGCCGACCAGTCCGGCGCTGGCCAACGCCATCGCCTACCGCCTGGACCGCCGCCTCAACGGGCTGGCCCGCAGCCTCAACCTCACCTACACCCGCTACGCCGACGACCTGAGTTTCTCAGGCGACGATCCGCAGGTGCTCGGCTCACTGCTGCGCCTGACCCACCAAATCGTCGTCGAAGAAGGCTTCGAACTCGCCAGCCACAAAACCCGGGTGCAGCGCCAGGGCCAACGCCAACAGGTCGCCGGCGTGATCGTCAACCAGGTGCTCGGGCGCTCCCGCCAGGAGCGGCGGCGGCTCCGCGCCGCCATCCATCGCTATGCCCGAGCCCAAGCCCGAGGCGAATCCCACCCGGCCTGGCGCCTGGAACTGGAGGGCCGCCTGGCCTTCCTCCACATGCTCAACCCCGCGCAGGCCCGGGCCCTGTCCAGTGGGCTGCCTGATGAGCCGCCCGGGGCCAGCGCTCGCTGA
- a CDS encoding DUF2505 family protein yields the protein MSKIHIVDEVAHDRAKVYETFKDQMVELVPYLPDIQTIEVKDRQEIDDSTLKVVNFWKANADEVPKLAQKFIKPEMLEWTDNATWHLDEWKVEWVMEVGFLPEAVTCKGITTYVDKGNGRTEVVIDGELTVDARKIPGVPRLGAGAIGSAVESFVVKLITPNLTQANRGLERYLADQ from the coding sequence ATGTCGAAGATTCATATTGTTGATGAGGTCGCCCACGACCGGGCGAAGGTGTACGAGACCTTCAAAGACCAGATGGTGGAGCTGGTGCCCTACCTGCCGGATATTCAGACCATTGAGGTCAAGGATCGTCAGGAGATCGACGACAGCACGCTCAAGGTGGTTAACTTCTGGAAGGCCAACGCCGATGAAGTGCCGAAGTTGGCTCAGAAGTTCATTAAGCCGGAGATGCTGGAGTGGACCGATAACGCCACCTGGCACCTGGATGAATGGAAGGTGGAGTGGGTGATGGAGGTGGGCTTTTTGCCGGAAGCGGTGACCTGCAAGGGCATCACGACCTATGTGGATAAGGGCAATGGCCGCACCGAGGTGGTGATCGATGGGGAGTTGACCGTCGATGCCAGAAAGATCCCCGGGGTGCCGCGTCTGGGGGCGGGCGCCATCGGGAGCGCGGTGGAGAGCTTTGTGGTGAAGTTGATTACCCCCAACCTCACCCAGGCCAACCGCGGTCTTGAGCGTTACCTGGCCGACCAGTAA
- a CDS encoding 4Fe-4S dicluster domain-containing protein: MAFIIAEPCVGYCDTSCVEVCPVDCIHGPMPVEEIQELKAAGEEAQLAKIQLYIDPDICIDCGACEPECPVEAIFEEDELPSKWSEFTEKNAEYFQG, from the coding sequence ATGGCGTTCATTATCGCCGAACCTTGCGTCGGCTACTGCGATACCTCGTGCGTGGAGGTCTGCCCGGTGGATTGCATCCACGGGCCGATGCCGGTTGAAGAGATTCAGGAATTGAAGGCGGCGGGCGAAGAAGCTCAGCTGGCCAAGATTCAGCTCTACATCGATCCAGATATCTGCATCGATTGCGGCGCCTGTGAGCCGGAGTGCCCGGTGGAGGCGATCTTTGAAGAAGATGAGCTCCCCTCGAAGTGGTCGGAGTTCACCGAGAAGAACGCCGAGTATTTCCAGGGCTGA
- a CDS encoding MYXO-CTERM sorting domain-containing protein, whose protein sequence is MKTSRKVALVAALVASQGCGGAEDSSVGRVEQTLGESTPAYYFGGESSQSMPSYEERGLAHVWNLARRDPGAAGVLGPLGELPALVDPYFTEMARWQGRHTLESDCVCPSEEEELPPAKSCCEVGLVDGEVACFGEVVSCEESSGTSEAEERWRLFGLASGVPHDEVGLRSESAEAVGAAELEALALSVVRAELGVIAGEHSMMGAALVRRGQENYVGWVGGESARGLPAIVDGIHMVFGGGGSSPFGAATPPGQATFSMLYVEPNGPPSSSAVVFEEGCQAMSLTTPGAWTGRDAENPFVGGQLRLDVAREPGCHRYVFAATDTYGVGHTYPTYGSLGAEVGPDGAVLVNTEACPIWSPARPSLACLEPALGCQEGDERPCYSGREATLEGAACERGVERCEQGWWSGQCDGESTPDATERCSDDGSGGTPPDSGGGAGDEDGEQEGCGCASSGAPGNFGGVLLVVGWMAVWRVRHRRATTSPVEAFKIG, encoded by the coding sequence ATGAAGACGTCGAGGAAGGTGGCGTTGGTGGCGGCGCTGGTGGCGAGTCAGGGATGTGGAGGGGCCGAGGACTCAAGCGTGGGGCGTGTGGAGCAGACTCTGGGGGAGTCGACTCCGGCGTATTATTTTGGTGGGGAGAGCTCTCAGAGCATGCCCTCGTATGAGGAGCGGGGACTGGCTCACGTCTGGAACCTGGCGCGTCGGGATCCGGGAGCCGCCGGGGTGCTGGGGCCGTTGGGGGAGCTTCCGGCGCTGGTGGACCCCTATTTTACGGAGATGGCGCGCTGGCAGGGGCGCCATACTCTGGAGAGCGATTGTGTGTGCCCGAGTGAGGAGGAGGAGCTGCCGCCGGCGAAGAGTTGTTGCGAGGTGGGGCTTGTCGACGGGGAGGTGGCGTGTTTTGGCGAGGTGGTCAGCTGTGAGGAGTCCTCGGGTACGAGCGAGGCCGAGGAGCGCTGGCGACTCTTTGGGCTGGCCAGCGGCGTACCTCATGACGAGGTGGGGCTGCGCAGCGAGAGCGCCGAGGCGGTGGGGGCCGCTGAGTTGGAGGCGCTGGCGCTGAGTGTGGTGCGTGCCGAGCTCGGGGTGATCGCCGGGGAGCATTCGATGATGGGTGCGGCGTTGGTGCGCCGTGGCCAGGAGAACTACGTGGGCTGGGTCGGAGGGGAGTCGGCGCGTGGGTTGCCGGCGATCGTCGACGGGATTCACATGGTGTTTGGGGGCGGTGGCAGCTCTCCCTTTGGGGCGGCCACGCCCCCGGGGCAGGCGACCTTCTCGATGCTCTACGTCGAGCCTAACGGCCCGCCGTCGTCCAGCGCGGTGGTGTTTGAAGAGGGATGCCAGGCGATGAGCCTGACCACGCCGGGGGCGTGGACGGGGCGCGATGCCGAGAACCCCTTTGTGGGCGGGCAGCTGCGCCTGGATGTGGCGCGGGAACCGGGTTGTCATCGCTATGTGTTTGCGGCCACGGATACCTATGGGGTGGGGCATACCTACCCGACCTACGGCTCGCTGGGCGCGGAGGTGGGCCCGGATGGGGCGGTGCTCGTCAATACGGAGGCCTGCCCGATCTGGAGCCCGGCGCGGCCTTCGCTGGCGTGTCTGGAGCCGGCGCTCGGCTGTCAGGAGGGCGATGAGCGCCCCTGTTACTCAGGGCGCGAGGCAACGTTGGAAGGGGCTGCCTGTGAGCGTGGGGTGGAGCGCTGTGAGCAGGGCTGGTGGTCAGGGCAGTGCGATGGGGAGTCGACGCCGGATGCCACCGAGCGCTGTTCGGATGATGGCAGCGGTGGCACGCCGCCGGACTCGGGCGGTGGCGCGGGCGACGAGGACGGGGAGCAAGAGGGCTGTGGATGCGCGAGTTCCGGGGCTCCGGGGAACTTCGGTGGGGTGCTTCTGGTGGTCGGTTGGATGGCTGTGTGGCGAGTGCGACACAGGCGTGCGACAACTTCGCCGGTGGAGGCGTTTAAAATCGGTTGA
- a CDS encoding uracil-DNA glycosylase family protein, with the protein MNPIAISERLVEELRGVEFEPPISHAYQPLEYAWEPHKLYLERYGQRRPRPVMLVGMNPGPWGMAQVGVPFGAVDYVRDWMGVEAPVGRPDDLHPKRPVDGFECTRSEVSGSRLWGWAQDRFGSAERFFETFFVHNYCPLLILDEDGKNRTPPQLRKAEKAQVLPPCDRALRELVAYFEPQWVIGVGTFAEKSIKRALKGSEYQGSIGRVLHPSPASPMANRGWAAQAEAQFREMGIDLNPG; encoded by the coding sequence ATGAACCCCATCGCGATCAGTGAGCGTTTGGTCGAAGAGCTGCGCGGCGTGGAGTTTGAGCCGCCGATCAGTCATGCCTATCAGCCGCTGGAGTACGCCTGGGAGCCGCATAAGCTCTATCTGGAGCGCTACGGACAGCGTAGGCCGCGTCCGGTGATGTTGGTGGGGATGAACCCGGGGCCCTGGGGGATGGCCCAGGTGGGGGTGCCCTTTGGGGCAGTGGATTACGTGCGGGATTGGATGGGGGTGGAGGCGCCGGTGGGGCGTCCGGATGATCTTCATCCGAAGCGTCCGGTGGATGGCTTTGAGTGTACGCGCAGTGAGGTCAGCGGGAGCCGTCTGTGGGGCTGGGCGCAGGATCGTTTTGGCAGTGCGGAGCGCTTCTTCGAGACCTTTTTTGTGCATAACTACTGCCCCCTGCTGATCCTGGATGAAGACGGGAAAAACCGCACGCCGCCGCAGCTGCGAAAGGCGGAGAAGGCGCAGGTGTTGCCGCCCTGTGATCGGGCGCTGCGTGAGCTGGTGGCGTATTTTGAGCCGCAGTGGGTGATCGGGGTGGGCACCTTTGCCGAGAAGAGCATCAAGCGCGCGCTTAAGGGGAGCGAGTATCAGGGCTCGATTGGTCGAGTGCTCCATCCGAGTCCGGCGAGTCCGATGGCCAACCGTGGCTGGGCGGCGCAGGCCGAGGCGCAATTTCGAGAGATGGGCATCGATCTCAACCCGGGTTGA
- a CDS encoding EVE domain-containing protein, translated as MRYWLVKSEPDEFSLDNLKELKKTSWEGVRNYQARNFMRDEMAVGDRVLFYHSRERPPGVVGVAEVASGPYADPSQFDVGSPYFDAKSRADAPRWVAVDLVYVRHLRNRVGLDRIKATEALQEMVLVKRPRLSVMPVSREHFELILEMSREVE; from the coding sequence ATGCGGTACTGGCTGGTCAAGAGTGAGCCCGATGAGTTCTCGCTCGACAACTTAAAAGAGCTGAAAAAGACGTCGTGGGAGGGGGTTCGCAACTACCAGGCGCGCAACTTTATGCGCGACGAGATGGCGGTGGGGGACCGAGTGCTCTTTTACCATTCGCGGGAGAGGCCGCCCGGGGTGGTGGGAGTGGCTGAGGTGGCCAGCGGTCCCTACGCTGATCCGAGTCAGTTCGATGTGGGGAGTCCCTATTTTGATGCGAAGTCGCGGGCTGATGCTCCCCGGTGGGTGGCGGTGGATCTGGTCTACGTGCGCCATCTTCGCAATCGGGTGGGGCTGGACCGAATCAAAGCCACCGAGGCGCTGCAGGAGATGGTGTTGGTGAAGCGCCCCCGCTTATCGGTGATGCCGGTGAGTCGGGAGCATTTTGAGTTGATTTTGGAGATGTCCCGGGAGGTCGAATGA
- a CDS encoding response regulator encodes MRTIKILIIDDDKDICEYMHLLLSQSGYHVETETSPGRALELLREEPFHVVVLDIMMPELNGMEVLEEIRKFDSDIAIIIFTGYPSVDTAVTSMKYNVSDYIKKPFDVDEFNQTLENILRDKGLLIDPEEQLLVTIGQNIRAARKDRSLTLKQMSRRTGLSVSLLSQIERAESSASVSSLFKLARALDCSLTEFFGNY; translated from the coding sequence TTGCGCACCATCAAGATTCTTATCATCGACGATGATAAAGACATCTGCGAATACATGCACCTGTTGCTCAGCCAGAGTGGCTACCACGTTGAAACCGAGACCAGCCCCGGACGCGCGCTGGAACTCCTACGCGAAGAACCCTTCCATGTCGTCGTCCTCGACATCATGATGCCCGAACTCAACGGCATGGAAGTCCTGGAGGAAATTCGCAAGTTCGACAGTGATATCGCCATCATTATCTTCACCGGTTACCCCTCGGTCGACACCGCGGTAACCTCCATGAAGTACAATGTCAGCGACTACATCAAAAAGCCCTTCGACGTCGACGAGTTCAACCAGACCCTGGAGAACATCCTCCGCGACAAGGGCCTGCTCATCGACCCCGAAGAGCAACTCCTGGTGACCATCGGCCAGAACATTCGGGCCGCCCGCAAAGATCGCAGCCTCACCCTCAAACAGATGTCTCGTCGCACCGGACTCTCGGTGAGCCTCCTCTCGCAGATCGAGCGCGCCGAATCCAGCGCCTCTGTCTCCAGCCTCTTTAAGCTGGCCCGAGCCCTGGACTGCTCGCTCACCGAGTTTTTTGGCAACTACTGA
- a CDS encoding GNAT family N-acetyltransferase translates to MSRGDDDTIRLEAAQLTDVLPLRTRVLRPHLPPGTLAHFPGDDLPQTRHFAAWSGEEVIAVASFYLNTLPDSPQEAWQLRGMAVAPHFQGRGFGGRLLQVALTHLALARHQTHHVWCNARQSAQAFYQRHGFQVISAPFTIEGVGPHVKMSRTLPTLLA, encoded by the coding sequence ATGAGCCGCGGCGACGACGACACCATTCGCCTGGAGGCCGCACAACTGACCGACGTGCTTCCTCTTCGCACCCGGGTGCTCCGCCCGCACCTCCCTCCCGGGACACTCGCACACTTTCCCGGCGATGACCTCCCCCAGACCCGGCACTTCGCCGCCTGGTCCGGCGAGGAGGTCATCGCCGTGGCTTCGTTCTATTTGAACACCCTGCCTGACTCCCCTCAGGAAGCCTGGCAGCTGCGCGGTATGGCCGTGGCCCCCCATTTCCAGGGCCGCGGCTTCGGCGGCCGACTCCTCCAGGTGGCCCTGACCCACCTGGCACTGGCTCGCCACCAGACCCACCACGTCTGGTGCAACGCACGCCAGAGTGCGCAGGCCTTCTATCAACGCCACGGCTTCCAGGTCATCTCCGCGCCCTTCACCATCGAAGGCGTCGGCCCCCACGTCAAAATGTCCCGCACTCTGCCGACGCTCTTGGCCTGA
- a CDS encoding GAF domain-containing sensor histidine kinase: protein MGHREADQYARSGERLKALHRYEILGSEEEAEFDRLVRLAAHLMRAPMALISLVDRDRQWFKARVGLEVEETGLDASFCKFAILERRVMVVPDASCDERFCGYASVVGTPKLRFYAGAPLISEGGHRLGTICVLDVRPRAGLGEEEEHLLGELACAVVDALELRRMRRERPGRERARHETSQEMERLGRLAAMGAMAAGVGHEINNSLAYVLASMAFAQGLLERSVQDETRAPIEWQEELREVRGALEDASEGALRMRDIVRDLGALSRGEGQKEALDVVWLDESLELALRMARMYAEGCVELEVRVAKGIRVRATRSGLTQVLLNLLLNAIHAVMARESGPRRVQVRGEADEGRVALEVEDTGVGMGPEALSRVFELFFTTKGPEKGTGLGLPISLRLVQSFGGTLTLSSEAGLGTRVEITLLSV, encoded by the coding sequence GTGGGACATAGAGAGGCAGACCAGTACGCAAGGAGCGGTGAGCGACTCAAGGCGCTGCATCGCTACGAGATTTTGGGGAGTGAGGAGGAGGCGGAGTTTGACCGCCTGGTGAGGTTGGCGGCGCATCTCATGCGTGCGCCGATGGCGTTGATCTCGCTGGTGGATCGGGACCGTCAGTGGTTCAAGGCGCGTGTGGGCCTGGAGGTGGAGGAGACCGGGCTGGATGCGTCTTTTTGTAAGTTTGCCATTCTGGAGCGCCGGGTGATGGTGGTGCCGGACGCCAGCTGTGACGAGCGCTTTTGCGGGTATGCAAGCGTGGTCGGAACTCCGAAGCTGCGTTTTTACGCCGGGGCTCCGCTGATCAGTGAGGGCGGGCATCGGCTGGGGACAATCTGTGTGCTGGATGTGCGTCCTCGGGCGGGGCTTGGCGAAGAAGAAGAGCATCTGCTGGGGGAGCTGGCCTGTGCGGTGGTCGATGCGCTGGAGTTGCGGCGGATGCGGAGGGAGAGGCCGGGTCGCGAGCGCGCGCGTCATGAGACTTCGCAGGAGATGGAGCGCCTGGGGCGTCTGGCGGCGATGGGGGCGATGGCTGCCGGGGTGGGGCATGAGATCAACAACTCGCTGGCGTATGTGCTGGCGAGCATGGCGTTCGCGCAGGGGCTCTTAGAGCGTTCGGTTCAGGACGAAACGCGCGCGCCGATCGAGTGGCAGGAGGAGCTGCGTGAAGTGAGGGGAGCGCTGGAAGATGCCAGCGAGGGCGCGTTACGTATGCGGGATATCGTGCGGGATCTGGGTGCGCTTTCGCGGGGGGAGGGGCAGAAGGAGGCGCTGGACGTGGTGTGGCTCGATGAGAGTCTGGAGCTGGCGCTTCGCATGGCGCGTATGTATGCGGAGGGCTGCGTCGAGCTAGAGGTTCGCGTGGCGAAGGGAATTCGTGTGCGCGCGACCCGGTCGGGACTGACCCAGGTGCTCCTAAATTTGCTGCTTAACGCGATCCACGCGGTGATGGCCCGGGAGTCGGGGCCCCGTCGTGTGCAGGTGCGTGGCGAGGCCGATGAGGGACGGGTGGCCCTGGAGGTGGAAGACACCGGTGTGGGGATGGGGCCGGAGGCGCTGTCGCGTGTGTTTGAGCTCTTTTTTACGACCAAGGGGCCGGAGAAGGGGACGGGGCTGGGGCTCCCGATTTCATTGCGCCTGGTGCAGAGCTTTGGCGGGACGCTCACGTTGAGCAGTGAGGCGGGGCTGGGGACGCGGGTGGAGATTACGCTGTTGAGCGTGTGA
- a CDS encoding SRPBCC family protein: MLSFDRTIDTRLDPELLWELVVEAFEDPANSRIWPIELDEVSPITLRPGATLSATYRFGPLHTHQNYMITEVVDGQSLSYCSQASHPLKGGATLSVLESLKGSQLRWVGSYRPRLHPLAPGALLFVRLYFLNAFFARLEHRLRLQEELLDHQPQATRV, from the coding sequence ATGTTGTCCTTCGACCGCACCATCGACACCCGACTTGACCCCGAGCTTCTCTGGGAGCTTGTGGTCGAAGCCTTTGAAGATCCGGCCAACAGCCGCATCTGGCCCATCGAACTCGATGAGGTCTCCCCCATCACGCTGCGCCCGGGCGCCACCCTCTCGGCCACCTACAGGTTCGGCCCCCTGCACACCCACCAAAACTACATGATCACCGAAGTCGTCGACGGGCAGAGCCTCTCCTACTGCTCCCAGGCCTCCCACCCGCTCAAAGGGGGCGCCACCCTCAGCGTGCTCGAGAGCCTCAAGGGCAGCCAGCTGCGCTGGGTGGGCTCTTACCGTCCCCGACTGCACCCACTGGCCCCGGGCGCCCTCCTCTTTGTGCGGCTCTACTTTCTCAACGCCTTCTTCGCTCGCCTGGAACACCGCCTCCGACTCCAGGAGGAGCTCCTCGATCATCAACCCCAGGCCACACGCGTCTAA
- the mutH gene encoding DNA mismatch repair endonuclease MutH, whose amino-acid sequence MNTSTPQTLSDLLKRARAIAGLTLGELASGLGEQPPATLRRDKGWVGRMLEQALGADASTAQAPDFAALGIELKTLPLTPEGRPLESTFVTCVELADPDAISWETSHARQKLARVLFIPILTHRRTPPGERLIGQPLLWTPSPDEEARLRNDWERHMRTIRQGYAHAITAEDGDVLQIRPKGARASSRVWGQGPSGELELIQPRAYYLRPSFTAEIIARSFALSTAS is encoded by the coding sequence GTGAATACCTCCACCCCACAGACCTTAAGCGACCTGCTTAAACGCGCCCGCGCCATCGCCGGACTCACCCTTGGAGAACTCGCCAGCGGCCTCGGCGAACAACCACCGGCGACGCTGCGCCGAGATAAGGGATGGGTGGGACGCATGCTGGAGCAGGCGCTGGGCGCCGACGCCTCCACCGCCCAGGCACCCGACTTCGCCGCCCTGGGCATCGAACTCAAAACCCTCCCGCTCACCCCGGAGGGGCGCCCCCTGGAAAGCACCTTTGTCACCTGTGTCGAGCTCGCCGACCCCGACGCCATCAGCTGGGAAACCAGCCACGCTCGCCAGAAACTCGCCAGGGTGCTCTTTATCCCCATCCTCACCCATCGCCGCACGCCTCCCGGCGAGCGCCTCATCGGCCAACCCCTGCTCTGGACCCCTTCCCCCGACGAAGAGGCCCGGCTGCGCAACGACTGGGAGAGGCACATGCGCACCATCCGCCAGGGCTACGCACACGCCATCACCGCCGAAGACGGCGACGTCTTGCAAATCCGCCCCAAAGGCGCCCGGGCATCCAGCCGCGTCTGGGGACAGGGCCCCAGCGGAGAGCTTGAGCTCATCCAACCCCGGGCCTACTACCTTCGCCCCTCATTCACCGCCGAGATCATCGCGCGCAGCTTTGCCTTAAGCACCGCCAGCTGA